The Chanos chanos chromosome 3, fChaCha1.1, whole genome shotgun sequence genome segment TTGCAGTCTCAAAGGATGTTATCTAGAGAGATCTCCAACATGGAGAGTTTGTCTCACGCCAATGTCTTGCGACTCTATGAGGTCATTGAGACGCCGTGCCGATTGTACCTGATACTGGAATATGCTGGAGGTGGAGACCTTCACACCAAGATCTGCACAGAGGGCAAGCTCTCTGACCATGACAGCAAAATTACCTTTGCCCAAATCCTGTCTGGCATCAAATATATGGTCAGTCCTTCATAACTTGGCTCCAATCCAAGATAACATATGTCTTTAAAAACACTCggtcaaatacattttttatccTTCAGTCGGCTGATACTTAAATTCacttattgtgtttatttgcagCACGACAACAGCATCATTCACCGAGACCTGAAGGCAGAAAACATTCTCTACAGCTGTAATGCTTGTGTAAAGGTGGCTGATTTTGGGTTCAGCAAAAGGGTCCGCAATCGCAATGAAGTCCTGGACACGTTCTGTGGGTCGCCCCCATATGCAGCACCGGAGCTCTTCAGGGATGAATCTTACATTGGGCCACCAGTCGATGTGTGGGCGATGGgtgtccttctgtttttcatggTGACAGGGACCTTGCCTTTCCGTGCCGACACCGTCGCTAAGATACGCCGCTGTGTGCTTGATGGAACTTATATCCTGCCTACCTGGGTGTCGGCACCCTGTCAGCGGCTGATCCGCGGGATCTTAAAACCCGATCCCTCCGAACGCTGCGCTCTGGATCAAATGCTTGGCTGCGAGTGGCTTCTACCAGTCGACATCACCCATCCGACGCAGCCAACAAACAAGCTCGACCCTCTCCGACTGGTCCTGGCAGACCCAGGGGACCTGAGCAGAGACGAGCAGGAGGCCAGAGCTGCTCTTGAAGAGCTCGGAATTACTGACGAACATATTCTCAACAATCAGGGAAAGAAGAGCCGCAGCCCAGTAACTGGAGTCTATCGCATTTTGATGCACCGTGTCCAGAAAAGCAGGGGAGTTGAATGTGTGCCCAGTATTAGCGGTGTGGTCAAAGACCCCAAGAGGGACAGTCTTCGTGCCTATAGGAGTTTGCGGCACACTTCAAAGCTCTGCATCCTGTCTTAATTCATTTAGCTAATCTGATTAATGATACACTGGGATCCATAGCTTTACTTGACTCTAGATCACTATGCACATTGTCTAGAGATATCTCTGTGTTGACAATGCGTGTGTGTAATTCTTGCTGTTGTAGccttcttttctattttttgttattaaaaaaataactacTACACCAGCCTCTGGTTTATCTTTGATGCAGAACATCACCAAACACAATAGTATCAGTTTTAATaaagttgtgtttttaattgaaaGTGTAAGGTTACAGGCAGTTATTTTTGATTATGTCAGGAGTGTAGACTACAGTTTAATTTCTGACCTACTTTAAAACTTTGAGACGCTGCAGTTCCTCTCAAATACCACAAACCGTTTGTAAACAATGTAGCATCTAACGCCTTGGCAAATGACTGCCAGCAATACACACAAGTCAACTCCCgccccccttcctctcttcaCCTCCCATCTGCGAGTGGTGGCAGATGGACCTGCGTCGCAGCCCAGACATCTGCCAGCACAACAATGGTTCCCTTATGCAAGCTGCACAGTTTGACGGGACACTGCGCTACCATTGTATTCACTCTATACAAATGCAGATCAGTAGCTACTGCAACGCACAACTGACATTATTTGCCCCCTTGTGCGAAGCTACTTTAGCGTGAAAACTTCAGCACCTTTCCAAGCCGTCAAAGTACTGTTCCACAATGCATTATCTAAATGCACCTTATAAAGTACAGAGAAAACTTTATCTGAAGCAAAGTAAgcaaagaaggaagaaagacatAAGAcgatacttttttttattaatattattttttattattcattttaataatagTTCATTAGTTGCCATTATTGAAATATTCTAAAGTGAAACCTTTAGAAGAATAAGACAATTCTGGAAAGTGGAAAGCACATTGCTGGCAATAAGGTACGTTATATTGCTcaacaatttcatttttaaaaatgttcaggaTGTTAAGTCCATTTTTAAAAACGCTTCTTCGACGCACCGCTTCGTCCTCTGCGTGTACCAACGCATGCGATATTTGCTCTGTGGGACAGACGCAAAATTCgcttctccttcctctccaaACCTCATCCGCACAAAGAATGAGGGCCATTGGGTCGTTCTCGTGGCATACCTGACCCCATTCACATAAAGAATGGGGATCATCTTGGCATGGACGGGACGAGAAACGACGTAACCGCGAGGGCCACTCGGGCCTGCCTCGCGCTGCCTGGACTCAAAGCCTCCTCAGGGGCATCCAGGGATGAGCAGAAACTTCATCATCCTCGTTTCAAAGGATGAATATTCCTTAAGGGTTACAGCATCTCAGGAGAGAAGAGTAAGTGCCCAGATCAACGCTCAGGGAGAGTGATCTCTGGAACCCACTCGTTGAAACTGCGACTTTCCTCACAGAACAGGTGCAGCTTCTCCAGTGCAGGGTCCTCCCACGAGCCATCGGCTGGGTTCTGTTCAAATACAATGAAAAACTCATGAACAACTGTGTAACATAATGATAAAACTGTATCTGTGATcccaagtgattttttttatgttacataTTAAATAACTAAGCATGATCCTGTAGCTACATACCGTGATGAGAACGCAGTGAGCATCTTCGAGCTGTCCCGACTTGTCACCAACAATCTCAGCGAGACGCTGCATGTCGTTGACTCTCACAATGTTAATGTCGTTGTCGAAACAGAAGGCTTGGATGAGAGTGAAGTGAATCTGAAGAGCGATGTCACACTCGAATTCTTCGTCTGTAGCCAGCACACAGAACGAGACGCTGTCTGGATCACTGAAAGGAAAGACAAGCAAGATTAGTATGAGAGGAGAtgacacatcaaaacaaattcGATGCAAAATTAGAAGCGAAGCGTTAATTAAAGTAGATACTTACACATTCATAACTTTAGCAGATTCGTAAACTCCAATGGTGAGGCAGTCACTAGCCTTGGCCGAAACCAACGCGTCCTCCAGTGCTTTTCCAGTGCACGGAGCTCTTTCGTTAGTTTTCTGGACGAGAACTTCTTCAAGAGTCATGATGTTTGATATAGTTCCACACGAGCTTTAGTTGTTCTTCGCAAGTTTGAGGATATTCCCAAAAGCGTTTGTGTCAGAATGTGTCTGGTGTTCTGCTTTTATACCCACTGGCTCGTGGTGTCAGTGAATACACTGTCCCCTCATTGGCTGACCTGAATAGTGCATTGGTATGCTAATGTTATTGTCACACTCCGGCTCGTGGCAGATTGATGAGGGTCACACCAGGCTTCCCCCCTTTGCCAGACACGCATTCTACgaataaataataatttattttaggTGTGATATTCGTATTACTCTGCATCTTTTTGTGGCTAAGCTATGGCCCAGTATGTAAGACAGAGTGTAAATACAGAGTGTAAATGCcagtttttattttggtgtAGTTTGGAAAGTTTATAATATAGGAATGCATAGTCCGAATACATAATACACAGAATATAGTACTCAGCTGATGGTCACAATCTTACAATCAACGCTGACTTTGCGCTGTTTTTTTAGGTTATGCTTGTCTCCGAAATGCAAGATGAGATATGTACTTTGACACTAGGATAGCTTTTCGCTCatgaaatgtttaaagaaaatgtttgtgttataGTGGGCTATTGTGGTGAAAGTGAGTGTACATAAGACACCCATCCCCCTTTACAGAGGACAGGTGGAGCGTGGCCATCTGTGGATAGGCTAAAACGGTCCTATTGTGAGCGCAGAAACTTCTATTATTAGACCctcatacaaatgcaaatgaactgCGCGTGCCGTGACGCCCTGCCACACAATCTGCTCAACCAGTCAATGACCACGTGATCACTGTCAGCCTTCCTAAAGTTCATATCGTCACCAGTgttaattcattaatttttttaaaacatgccTTCGGTGCACATGTGATATCCCTATAAAGTTGTTATAGAGCTGTGCATATTTACACGCACAACTAAGCTATGTTGTTGTGACCCCTTTTGCAATTAATGATCACAAATCCAGGTTAACGGTCGTGGGTTAAATGCCACCTATTTTGGCCACTAAGCCAACTTAAAATGTGCTGACACACACTGAGCCTCAGGTCTGCAAACGGCTCCAGAAATTATAAGCGACATAATAGTTGCGTTATTTGAGAAGTCCGAGATAACAGGTTGACTATGAGTGATTCTAGCCCATTGTAACTCTGCGGAACGGAGCAGATGGGGGGACTTCAGGATACCCCCACTCACCCTGTGCAACTCAATCATCTATCACGGCTATTGTCTGCGAGTCTTTACTTGCGAAGCTGTATAAAAGTTGTCTCGTTTCGTCCAGTGTTCATCATCCGTTGGGGATATTGTTTTATTAGTTATAGATATTAGAGAATTGTTTCTAAAGCTTCCCTGTGAGTGAAGCCACCACACAAAGTGTTTTGCTCTTAAGCAAACGTTTCTATGAGCACGAAACCAATGCACAAAGGCCAAGACTGATAAAGGCTACAACTCAGAGATCTGACGCAAGGCGCGTGCAATTTGCATCGATGTATTGTTCTACAAACCACATCTGCAGGTCGGATGCTTACCCCGAAAACTCATGCCTCCGCGCCCTCATCCACCCCTCCCTACCACCCATCCTCCAAACTCCCCTGTTGCGTGAGCGAGTGACAGGTGTTCCTCGGCAGATTCGCTTGCGAGCGCAGACAAACTGAACTTTAACTTTCCATGCACCCAGTCTAATTAAGTCCAACTTCAGCTACCTTCCTTTGATTAAGCTAATGCCAAAACACAGACGATTATTAAAATTTGCcaaagagagaggacatttatttacttatttactcattaatttttaaaagtaaCTTAAACGAGCTTAGTTAGAATATTTTTATgcaacatttctttctttctttctttctttctttctttctttctttctttctttctttctttcatttcatgaTCGTAGGAAAACTTCAGTTATTTTATAAGTCTTCATGAACCTAAATTAGACTACAGGTGCAGATGTTCGTGATAAGATACACATAACAGATTTTTACACGTTTGACCCTTTACCTTCCCCCAAAGGCAGACGGGGATTGTTGCCATGGCGAAAAAGGCTTCCCCAGATGCCACGCGCCGCAAGTCAGGCCACCTTTGCAAATGCAAAATGTACTCGTGTCAGATCTTTTCAACATAGATTTGGCCAACTCTCTACGGGTTACATGCATAAATTAATCTATATGGAAAACTTTAACGTATATTTAATGTAAACGTGCATTGTATTATTATTCTATTGTTGAGAGTGTACTGAATCAAAGTTTcattcttctattttttttttattccatttaaGTAATTTATCATGACAGTGTACTAAAGTTATTTAATGAGTAGTATCATTTATTATACTAGGGATAGAGTGTGGAGATGTGGCATATTTTGAAGACGCTTGGTAAAAGTGATCAGCTTACATTTGCAGTTTTCGTCCGGATCACAAAAAGACCAAATTAACATGAGTCATTCACTATGTCGACCGATATTTAATGACAAGTTTGATTATCCACCAAGAATTCTTTTAGAAGTCATCCATTTCTAAAGGCACGCGTCTGTGATGAGTCATTCCTCCATTGTCTtccaacagccaatcaaatggCACGGTGCGAACGCGTGCCAGTTGCAGAGTACAAATACCGACCGTGCCTCCTGTTGTTTAACTCACTTCAGTCTCACTACAGATTCGGAAGTTGGTCATACCTCTGGAGCAGGTTCGCTGTACTTATACTTCAAGATGGTGAATGAAGGCAAATCTCTGACAGAAGCCCTCCTGTCTGCCAAGGCAGATGAACGCGTCACTTTTGGCGTCTATGAGTGCGCTCAAGTTATGAATGAGTAAGTATTAGAGAATTCTCAAGCAccttgaactgaagatcagtaccaaacacagtcacttaGATTTCTCTCTACATAACTTCTGTCGGCCCTTTGATGATGATCAACAATCTAACAACATCTTTGTTTCTGCAGTGACCCAGACAGTGTATCATTCTGCGTCCTGGCATCTGACAACTTCGAGTGTGACATCGCTCTTCAAATCCACTTCACTCTCATTCAAGCATTTTGCTTTGACAACGACATCAGTATAGTGAGAGTGAGCGACATGCAACGTCTTGGTGAACTAGTTGGTGCTAAAAGACTTGAAGATGCACACTGTGTTCTCATCACGGTATGTACCATAGACTTGCTTTACTGCTGATTACAAATTTGAGTTTGCACTGACAAAAGATGGTCACATTTAAAGTCCGGCCAAAATGATTAATTTTTCTTCTCATTGTATTCGAACAGAACCCAGCCGATGGCTCGTGGGAGGACCCTGCACTGGAGAAGCTGCACCTGTTCTGTGAGGAAAGTCGCAGTTTCAACGAGTGGGTTCCAGAGATCACTCTCCCTGAGCGTTGATCTGGGCACTTACTCTTCTCTCCTGAGATGCTGTAACCCTTAAGGAATATTCATCCTTTGAAACGAGGATGATGAAATTTCTGCTCATCCCTGGATGCCCCTGAGGAGGCTTTGAGTCCAGGCAGCGCGAGGCAGGCCCGAGTGGCCCTCGCGGTTACGTCGTTTCTCGTCCCGTCCATGCCAAGATGATCCCCATTCTTTATGTGAATGGGGTCAGGTATGCCACGAGAACGACCCAATGGCCCTCATTCTTTGTGCGGATGAGGTTTGGAGAGGAAGGAGTAGCGAATTTTGCGTCTGTCCCACAGAGCAAATATCGCATGCGTTGGTACACGCAGAGGACGAAGCGGTGCGTCGAAGAAGCGTTTTTAAAAATGGACTTAACAtcctgaacatttttaaaaatgaaattgttgAGCAATATAACGTACCTTATTGCCAGCAATGTGCTTTCCACTTTCCAGAATTGTCTTATTCTCTAAAGGTTTCACTTTAGAATATTAGAAATGATTtgatgtgacaaaaaaaaaacaataaaaaaattaacTTAATTGTTTTGCATGGTTTAACTTAATTGTTTTGCATACTTTATGCGATTCTGTGCTGTATGATATGTCATGCTCTACAGTAAACAATCTAGACATCTTGACTGCGATATCTAGCACGGCGGGTCTTTGACAGTAAAACTTATTGTGTCCTTCAGCTATTCTCAGAACACAGACACTACCTTCTCATAACTGCACTCACAAATAAGAATAACTGGACAAGAGAAAGGGTTTTTCCCACCACACATAGTGACCAGCTGATATCACAATACAGACAGGCCTATATTTCACTTTGCTGGTGCATCATGTCTACCACCCTGCGTGCTGCAGTCTCATGGAAATTTACAATTACACTTTGTATAATTTACAACAATCACAACTCGCGATGTACAGTTTGTAATAAGTaaaacactttcttcacgtttcACGAAATTTAAACactaaactgaaacaaaaaaaagtgttttaaaagacaTACAAGAAATCCAAATAACATCTTGTGGAGTCTTAGCTTGTTGATAAAATATGGCTTGGATACATCTGTCTTTGCACATTAACTTCATGAATGAACAGATACTAGAAAAGCAAAAGTCCCTAGACATTCCACTGCAATGAAAGTTCTTTCTTCACTGTAAAGAAATCACTAGATTGTGACCGTGCATACATGGTTAGTTTATAAGTATATGGGACCCAGTGGACaattgagaaagagaaaaaatgaccaGTGTAATTACAGTCCCATGCTCTCAACAATAAGAGGACAGATCTGTGGTTTTCTTTGCGCTATATATAATACCTAATTCACGATTATAACAGCAAATCAGTGACCAAGGCTTATTTAACCTGAAAACAGGCTATgaaagaaaccaacacaaaaacagtgtgATCTGGCTTATCCAGTTTACTCAAAGGGAGTAGCATGGAGTCGGTATTGTTGTTAGCACAACTTATTTTTGTGATGGAGCATATTTGTATTGGTTTCATATGACCTGTGATCAGTTTGAACCATACATTGGGATGCATTCTCAGATCATAGATATCATACATCGTCACATAATATGCTACAATACAGATTATACAGTTAGTGCAATGATACTGGTCAACGATAACGATAATTTGATTAACGATAATTTGATTCAAAATTTAATTAATATCATAATGATTTTTATAACTGGTTATGTTGTGCTAACACTGGAGTGCAAAGTCAAGCACATCCCTTGGGCCTGTAATGGAAAGCAATGATCTCCTAATAGGAAAGAATTCTTTGGTTATGAATTAGTTTCCAAATAAAAGACAGTTAATTTAAATATACTGGGACAGAAATAATTGAAAATCATTAAATGGCAACATCAATTTATACTTGCTTAACAGTCAGATCAGGATTCTGTTGAAACAGAGTAGGAAGGCCAAACACTATTTCTAATTGAACCAGATGATGAGAGTGTTTTGCTTAAGTGCACATGCTTGAAGGGGCAGcctctgattggtggagaaaACACCATCTGGCTCTTGTCGTTCTTGAACCAAACAACTCACTCAGATCTTCAACTCACGAGCATGCCATGAAAGGAACACAAGGGGCAATTCATTTTCCAATTGCAAATTTCACACCAAAATTTAGTCATCACCTGCAAAATCAGCATGCGATGGGACACAACCAACATAACCGAGAACATATTAACTCAGTTTCTAACTTTGTCAGCGCTGTCTGTCACTTTTCAATGTTAAAACTATAAAATTTTACTTTATCACCACAACAAAAGAAAGTCACATCGATTGACACATTCAGTATCCATAGATGGACATACTAATCATCAGAGAATATAATTTGAATATAATGTTAAGGATATAATTTTTCATGTCCCTTCGTCTTCCTCTCAAGCAAGCAAATATGCAAGATCTCCtttattcaacttttttttttttcttcagtgtggaCCAGCATCATTTATTGTGTTATCCTTAGCATGCATCATctcatttaataaaaaaaaaaaaaatatatatatatatcttgttATGTTGTGAGAGAGCACAGCTGAACATGCAAAGGCTTCATTTGATCCACTTAgattttcagtttctttatCCTAGTGGCCAAAAGGGTTAAAGGGACAATAAAATAAGCCTTGCAGAACAATGCGTCAGCATGCAGGCTGCCTTCATTGTCCTCTCTCACAGATAGGGAGCGCGTGcaaactacaaacacagaggTACCCTGAACCCAAAGACCCAAAGTCTACCTAGCAACACGGCCACAAAATCTGCTCCATCTGCTGCTCCGCATAATGATCTGGAGGAGAGCTGGGGAGcaggggggggaggagaggaaaaaggaagaggaacCAACCCTGTGCCTGGCACAAGCCGGCTCCCATTCATACCCTCTCCCTCAGGGGCCTGTATTTCACCCCCTGCCACTGAACACGCATCACAAAAAGACCCTCCTGTAGGGCAGCGCTGGTGCCCCAGTTTGGGGGGCGGAGTTTGTGGAACTGCTCTGTGGAGGCAGCAAGGGGCCATGCTTAGGGGAGGCTGCTATCAGTATAGGCTCTGATGGATATAGGTTGCACCTTGATAGCAGAGTGCTAATGTGCGGTACACCCTACAGCTGCTTCTGCACACAGGGGTGGGAGGGAGGAGTGttctatgggggggggggggctttaacTTCTCTGTCACAATATTTCATTATCTACAATGCCCAACGTTCCCCCCCTCCCTACTCTCTCGTTTTACAAGGGTTCTCCCTGCCACATGGCTTCTTCTAAAGTGGCCTTTTCAATGGCCCCTCCTCGCTCCATTCACCTCGCAGATAACTCCATTGGTGAACTGAGGATGCCCCAGGAACAGCAGCAGATGGTGATGAAGGGTGATTCAGACtgagtacccccccccccccccccccctgttgcCTGGGACACAGCCATCGGTATTCCTGTTGTCTCAACAAATACCTTATCAGGGATAAGCTTTGAACTATTACTatggggtggaaaaaaaaaaccctgtttatCCTTGAGCATCATTTTGGTGATTGCACTGTAAACGTTGTCACGTAACCACACCTCTGTTGATTGTACTACAAACTTAGCAAATggacattttaatgtgtttaaatgttacAGTGGTAAACAAACCTTGCATACAGTCTTGATTGCAACtgactttgaaaaaacaaaacaaaacaaaacatgccacTTTGTacttcatttctctttaaagaaataatattttctGACATGACACTGGACAGAGAGGGTGATATTTATTtgagaaaaagtaaaataaataaatacataaataattttaaaaaagagccaACTTTTCCTTTTGAAGCAAGCACTGGCCTGTTGCACATCAAGTTGTTAAGATTAAACATGTATGAAATAATCATTGCTTTCAAAAAATTACAGGCGCGGATATTGCTATTTTCATAGATCCAGCATGTTTGTAAACAACCCCGGTGCACGCATCCCTAGTTTGCCCTCATTtcaatttgaattgaattggcAAGTGTcctggcagtttttttttaactttctgaaTGAATCTGAGTGTGTGGCTCTTAATTGGCCCGTGCTCGCTCTCCCTCCTGTTCTGTCGGACTCAAAGGCCAACAGATTACAGGCAGGAGTGTGAGGCCCTGCAGTCTGCAGTGTATGGTAATCACTCATTATGAGAACCAGCTGTCTCTGCGCAGCCGTTCAGGGGGTCAGACCTCTTGCTTCATGCTGACACTCCCTTTGctaatgtctgtctctctttttctatttatcTCCAGATTAGACATATAGCACCAACTATGGGCtaattctgtgtttctctgtttgataaAATGCACCaacgcttttttttcttttcttttttttgctgaatgtcCAAAAAGTCCAGACAATTCCACTAAACAGTATATTTGACGCAGAGCACTGGACAGCGACTATGCTATGAAAGCCTTTTCTATTTGAGAATGATTCGGCTGCATGCTTTTTTGAATGTGATCAGTcaataaagattaaaaatgacaagTTTCATAAAGGTGTTGATGCTAAAACATCCGTCATGGATCACAACTGAACGGTGGAAGGTAGCAGGTGATAGGCCTCACTGAAGTACGTAGTATGtataacatgtttgtgtgtatctgtgtatgtgcatgtgcgctgTCCATTGTttctgcatgtatgtatgcaaaGGTATATTCTGTAGCTTTGTTATGCTGAGTGCCACATCATGCTGCCAACTGTTGCCAAAATGCAGCTCCATCTACCAGACATTGTTATGGCTCTTTGGGGATCACCccacccttcacacacacacacacacacacacacacacacacacacacagtctacaggCCCAGTTTTCCATTGTATGTGTTTGAGCAGAGCTGTGTTGGACAAgggtgtgtttgctgtgtttttggagGAGGGGTTAGTAGTAAGAGTCTGTAGTGGCCAGCTGTGCTCTTCTCCCTACACTGCCAGACGCAGCTTGGGCCCTGAGGGCCGCAGAGAGAGCCGTATCAGATGGTTAAAAGAGGAGGTGTGAGGGCTCCCCCCAATGAGCAGACAAAAGCTGCAGCCAGCGCTCCTGCTCCGACGTCAAAGGGTGcatggggtggggaggggtcaGGGGTGGTGTCAGTACACAAAAGTGCACAGAGTGCcc includes the following:
- the nim1kb gene encoding serine/threonine-protein kinase NIM1; this translates as MPANNNQVSLRLQHHSLWSLTDSSECEQEREDNVTTRCPTPLEKLTTDMCQDEKTIKELTMGRRVGFYKVRGQIGCGNFSKVKLAFHALTKDKVAIKILDKTRLDLQSQRMLSREISNMESLSHANVLRLYEVIETPCRLYLILEYAGGGDLHTKICTEGKLSDHDSKITFAQILSGIKYMHDNSIIHRDLKAENILYSCNACVKVADFGFSKRVRNRNEVLDTFCGSPPYAAPELFRDESYIGPPVDVWAMGVLLFFMVTGTLPFRADTVAKIRRCVLDGTYILPTWVSAPCQRLIRGILKPDPSERCALDQMLGCEWLLPVDITHPTQPTNKLDPLRLVLADPGDLSRDEQEARAALEELGITDEHILNNQGKKSRSPVTGVYRILMHRVQKSRGVECVPSISGVVKDPKRDSLRAYRSLRHTSKLCILS
- the LOC115807860 gene encoding growth arrest and DNA damage-inducible protein GADD45 gamma-like; this translates as MVNEGKSLTEALLSAKADERVTFGVYECAQVMNDDPDSVSFCVLASDNFECDIALQIHFTLIQAFCFDNDISIVRVSDMQRLGELVGAKRLEDAHCVLITNPADGSWEDPALEKLHLFCEESRSFNEWVPEITLPER
- the LOC115807775 gene encoding growth arrest and DNA damage-inducible protein GADD45 gamma-like — translated: MTLEEVLVQKTNERAPCTGKALEDALVSAKASDCLTIGVYESAKVMNVDPDSVSFCVLATDEEFECDIALQIHFTLIQAFCFDNDINIVRVNDMQRLAEIVGDKSGQLEDAHCVLITNPADGSWEDPALEKLHLFCEESRSFNEWVPEITLPER